Proteins found in one Serratia plymuthica genomic segment:
- the rpmG gene encoding 50S ribosomal protein L33 — translation MAKGVREKIKLVSSAGTGHFYTTTKNKRTKPEKLELKKFDPVVRQHVLYKEAKIK, via the coding sequence ATGGCTAAAGGTGTTCGCGAGAAGATCAAGCTGGTTTCTTCTGCTGGTACTGGTCACTTCTATACCACCACGAAGAACAAGCGTACTAAGCCGGAAAAATTGGAACTGAAGAAATTCGATCCAGTTGTCCGTCAACACGTACTGTACAAAGAAGCTAAAATTAAATAA
- a CDS encoding glycosyltransferase family 4 protein produces the protein MKAFRLAIVRQKYRPDGGAERFVSRALEALEQQDLDLNVITREWQGDADPSWHIHLCNPIKLGRISRERGFAEAARALWQKEKFDLVQSHERIPGCDIYRAGDGVHRRWLLQRARLLPEWRRKWLFSNRYHRYVMCAERAMYAAPELKAVICNAEMIKQEIIDDFGVPADKITVIYNAIDNQKFLPATAEQRQQLRRQYQIPQQAHCLIFVGSGFERKGLAAAIRAVAATDSYLLVVGKDKAEKRYQALAQSLGCGDRVRFMGVQKQTLPFYQVADALLLPTLYDPFPNVILEAMSCGLPVITSTTCGGAEFIAQGENGFVTDALDVPALVAAIKALPRQALGSAMGEAARLRIMSATPAHLSEQLISLYNRLLD, from the coding sequence ATGAAAGCATTTCGTTTGGCGATCGTTCGCCAAAAGTACCGCCCGGACGGTGGAGCAGAGCGTTTCGTCTCACGCGCCCTGGAAGCGCTGGAGCAGCAGGACCTCGATCTGAACGTCATCACCCGCGAATGGCAGGGTGATGCCGACCCAAGCTGGCATATTCATTTGTGCAATCCGATAAAGCTCGGGCGCATCAGCCGTGAACGCGGCTTTGCCGAGGCCGCCAGAGCGCTATGGCAGAAAGAGAAATTTGATCTGGTGCAGAGCCACGAACGTATCCCCGGCTGCGATATTTACCGCGCCGGCGATGGCGTTCACCGCCGCTGGTTGCTGCAGAGGGCGCGCTTGTTGCCCGAATGGCGCCGCAAATGGCTGTTTTCCAACCGCTATCACCGTTACGTAATGTGTGCGGAACGTGCGATGTATGCCGCACCGGAACTGAAAGCGGTCATCTGCAACGCCGAAATGATTAAGCAGGAGATCATCGACGACTTTGGGGTGCCGGCCGATAAAATCACGGTGATCTACAATGCCATTGATAATCAAAAGTTTCTGCCCGCCACGGCCGAGCAGCGGCAGCAATTGCGTCGACAATACCAGATCCCTCAACAGGCGCACTGCCTGATTTTTGTTGGCTCCGGCTTTGAACGCAAAGGGTTGGCGGCCGCCATCCGCGCCGTCGCGGCCACGGACAGCTATCTGCTGGTCGTCGGTAAAGATAAGGCCGAAAAGCGCTATCAGGCGCTGGCACAATCGCTGGGATGCGGCGATCGGGTGCGGTTTATGGGCGTGCAAAAACAGACGCTGCCGTTCTACCAGGTAGCTGATGCCCTGCTGCTGCCTACACTGTACGACCCGTTCCCCAATGTGATCCTGGAAGCGATGTCCTGCGGTCTGCCTGTCATCACCAGCACCACCTGCGGCGGCGCGGAATTTATCGCCCAGGGAGAAAACGGCTTCGTAACCGATGCGCTGGATGTTCCCGCTCTCGTCGCGGCGATCAAGGCACTGCCTCGTCAGGCATTGGGCTCAGCCATGGGTGAAGCCGCGCGGTTGCGTATTATGTCTGCCACCCCGGCACACCTGTCGGAACAGTTGATATCCCTCTATAACCGGTTGCTGGATTAA
- a CDS encoding glycosyltransferase family 2 protein translates to MSDRKSLSVVIIAKNEAGLLPDCLNSVAWADEVVILDSGSQDDSIAVAESLGAKVFVHTDWQGFGKQRQRAQSYASHDYILMLDADERVTPELRQSIEQTLAAPDDNQVYSCARRNLFLGRFMRHSGWYPDRVNRLYANRRYRYNDDLVHESLNIGAAKVVPLSGDLLHLTCRDFFAFQRKQLHYAEEWANQRHQAGKRCGYSSILTHTLGAFCKTWLLRAGFLDGKQGLLLAVVNAQYTFNKYAALWALGRNSSEK, encoded by the coding sequence ATGAGCGACCGCAAAAGCCTGTCGGTGGTGATCATCGCCAAGAACGAAGCCGGGCTGCTGCCGGATTGCCTGAACTCTGTAGCCTGGGCGGACGAAGTGGTCATTCTCGATTCAGGTAGCCAGGATGACAGCATCGCCGTTGCCGAAAGCCTCGGCGCCAAAGTGTTCGTCCATACCGACTGGCAAGGCTTCGGCAAACAGCGCCAACGGGCCCAAAGCTACGCCAGCCACGACTATATTCTGATGCTCGACGCCGACGAGCGCGTCACGCCTGAACTGCGCCAGTCAATTGAACAGACGTTGGCCGCGCCTGACGACAATCAGGTCTACAGCTGTGCGCGCCGCAACCTGTTCCTTGGGCGTTTTATGCGTCACAGCGGCTGGTATCCGGATCGCGTCAACCGGCTGTACGCCAACCGACGCTATCGCTATAACGACGATCTGGTGCATGAATCGCTCAATATAGGCGCTGCGAAAGTGGTGCCCCTCAGCGGCGATCTGCTGCATCTGACCTGCCGTGACTTTTTCGCCTTCCAGCGCAAACAGCTGCATTATGCCGAAGAATGGGCCAACCAGCGCCATCAGGCCGGCAAGCGCTGCGGTTACTCCTCCATACTGACTCATACTCTCGGCGCCTTCTGCAAAACCTGGCTGCTGCGCGCCGGCTTCCTCGACGGTAAACAGGGGTTGCTGTTAGCCGTGGTCAACGCGCAATATACCTTCAATAAATATGCCGCATTGTGGGCATTGGGCCGCAACTCTTCAGAGAAGTGA
- a CDS encoding glycosyltransferase family 9 protein codes for MKNILIIRRDNIGDLVCTTPLIEGVKIAYPDAKLYLLINKVSQDVVKNNPYLEKVFVYKKAKHKTKGETTLGVYFERLMIFLKLRKIKFDAAILANPVPCKYSLRLAKMAGVSNIIGADLGTPDIHHPFRKQDFSGKHQVEHTYSYLSAITEQRIPIPPVRVFLTPEERRQAAQRMQKLLPPVGRVCAVHISSRSPKRRWPIERYAEIINRLVADQNTGVLIFWSPQGTLTPDDIGDQKRAEQLLALCQNERVAPYPTASVRELLAGFDLCDRVLCSDGGQMHLAAALNKDMVVFFGDTNKESWHPWTGRYHILQTESGDCIDVTVDDVWRKIQTFD; via the coding sequence ATGAAGAATATTTTAATTATTCGCCGTGACAATATTGGCGATCTTGTTTGTACGACTCCTCTGATTGAAGGGGTGAAAATTGCCTATCCGGATGCCAAACTTTATCTGTTAATCAATAAAGTCAGCCAGGACGTTGTTAAAAACAACCCGTACCTTGAAAAGGTTTTTGTCTATAAAAAGGCAAAGCACAAGACGAAAGGTGAAACCACATTAGGGGTTTATTTTGAGCGTCTGATGATTTTCCTTAAGCTGCGTAAAATAAAATTCGACGCGGCGATCCTGGCCAATCCGGTGCCTTGCAAGTACAGCCTGCGGTTGGCTAAAATGGCGGGGGTAAGCAATATTATTGGCGCGGATTTAGGCACGCCTGATATTCATCATCCTTTCCGTAAGCAAGATTTCAGCGGCAAGCATCAGGTAGAACATACCTACAGCTACTTATCGGCAATTACCGAACAGCGCATCCCGATCCCGCCGGTGCGCGTATTCCTGACCCCGGAAGAGCGCCGGCAGGCGGCGCAGCGAATGCAAAAACTCTTGCCGCCGGTCGGGCGAGTTTGCGCGGTCCATATCAGCAGTCGCAGCCCTAAACGACGCTGGCCGATAGAACGCTATGCCGAAATTATCAATCGCTTAGTCGCCGATCAAAACACCGGAGTGCTGATTTTCTGGTCCCCGCAAGGCACGCTGACGCCGGATGATATTGGTGACCAAAAACGTGCGGAACAGCTGTTGGCGCTGTGTCAGAATGAACGCGTGGCGCCTTACCCGACGGCCTCGGTGCGGGAATTGCTCGCCGGTTTTGATTTATGCGACAGGGTGTTGTGCAGCGATGGCGGGCAAATGCATCTGGCTGCGGCGTTGAATAAAGACATGGTGGTGTTCTTTGGCGATACGAATAAAGAATCCTGGCATCCATGGACCGGGCGTTATCACATTCTGCAAACCGAGTCGGGTGATTGTATTGATGTCACCGTTGATGATGTCTGGCGGAAAATACAAACGTTCGATTAA
- the coaD gene encoding pantetheine-phosphate adenylyltransferase, translating to MTSKAIYPGTFDPLTNGHLDLVTRASLMFDHVILAIAASPSKKPLFTLEERVALATQVTSHLDNVEVLGFSELMAHFAAHQNANILVRGLRAVSDFEYELQLANMNRHLMPTLESVFLMPSEEWSFISSSLVKEVARHGGDIAPFLPDVVTQALMEKLAAQ from the coding sequence ATGACCAGTAAAGCCATTTATCCCGGTACTTTCGATCCCCTGACCAACGGCCACCTGGATTTGGTGACTCGCGCGTCATTGATGTTCGATCACGTCATTCTGGCCATTGCCGCCAGCCCAAGCAAAAAACCGTTGTTCACGCTGGAAGAACGCGTGGCGTTGGCCACCCAGGTCACATCGCATCTCGATAATGTCGAAGTATTGGGATTCAGTGAGCTGATGGCGCATTTTGCCGCCCATCAAAATGCCAACATTCTGGTGCGCGGCCTGCGTGCGGTTTCTGACTTTGAGTATGAATTGCAGTTGGCGAACATGAACCGCCACCTGATGCCAACGCTGGAAAGCGTGTTTTTGATGCCATCCGAAGAGTGGTCGTTTATCTCTTCCTCTCTGGTGAAGGAAGTGGCGCGCCACGGCGGCGATATAGCACCTTTCCTGCCGGACGTGGTCACCCAGGCACTGATGGAAAAGCTCGCCGCACAATAA
- the rfaQ gene encoding putative lipopolysaccharide heptosyltransferase III: MMNDAPAPAPDTSIQRILIVKLRHHGDMLLTTPVINTLRQNYPQAQIDVLLYKETQDMLASHPALSNIFVIDRQWKKQGTKAHLRHELNLIRQLKGRRYDLVVNLADQWRSAIIARLTGARIRLGFDFPKRRGFLWRHCHTHLVPVSDHARLHTVEQNLSLLQPLGLPSLNQQVTMSYPPQDWQTCEQLLRQRGITGDYIVVQPTSRWFFKCWSEEKMAAAISALQADGHRLVITSGPDTKERQMVERILALCPPQGVVSLAGQLTLRQLAALIDHAKLFIGVDSVPMHMAAALQTPCIALFGPSKLVFWRPWQVNGCVIWAGDFGTLPDPDAINTGTDERYLELIPTDAVIAAARSRLA, translated from the coding sequence ATGATGAACGACGCGCCAGCCCCAGCTCCTGATACCTCGATACAGCGTATTCTGATCGTTAAACTTCGCCATCACGGCGACATGTTGCTGACCACGCCGGTCATCAATACCCTGCGGCAAAACTACCCGCAGGCGCAGATCGACGTGCTGCTGTACAAAGAAACCCAGGATATGCTGGCCAGCCATCCGGCGCTGTCGAATATCTTCGTTATCGATCGCCAGTGGAAAAAGCAGGGTACGAAAGCCCATCTGCGCCACGAGCTTAATCTGATCCGGCAGCTCAAAGGCCGACGCTACGATCTGGTGGTCAATCTGGCCGATCAGTGGCGTAGCGCCATTATCGCCCGCCTGACCGGCGCGCGAATTCGACTGGGGTTCGATTTTCCCAAGCGGCGAGGCTTCTTATGGCGCCATTGCCACACGCATTTGGTGCCGGTAAGCGACCACGCGCGGCTGCATACCGTTGAGCAGAATCTGTCGCTGTTACAACCGCTCGGCCTGCCCAGCCTCAACCAGCAGGTGACCATGAGCTATCCGCCGCAGGACTGGCAGACCTGCGAGCAGTTGTTGCGGCAACGGGGCATTACCGGCGACTATATCGTGGTGCAACCCACGTCCCGCTGGTTCTTCAAATGCTGGAGCGAAGAAAAAATGGCCGCCGCTATCAGCGCGTTGCAGGCCGACGGCCACCGGTTGGTGATCACCTCCGGGCCGGACACAAAAGAGCGGCAAATGGTGGAACGCATTCTGGCACTCTGCCCCCCGCAGGGCGTCGTTTCGCTGGCCGGCCAGTTAACGCTGCGCCAGCTTGCCGCCCTGATCGACCACGCCAAACTGTTTATCGGCGTAGATTCTGTGCCCATGCACATGGCCGCTGCGCTGCAGACGCCCTGCATTGCGCTGTTTGGCCCTTCCAAGCTGGTATTTTGGCGCCCATGGCAGGTTAACGGCTGCGTGATATGGGCCGGCGACTTCGGCACCTTGCCCGATCCGGACGCCATCAATACCGGCACCGATGAACGTTACCTGGAACTTATACCTACAGACGCGGTGATTGCAGCCGCGCGGAGCCGGCTAGCATGA
- a CDS encoding glycosyltransferase: MRILMIIDGLPGGGAEKVVLTLCQGMQEMGNDVSLISLRDVCHYPIPPGVHYQVVADSSRSPWRKLTELSRRAAALDRVIADNERRQGAYDLVFSNLHKTDRIVSRSKLLSSDRLWFCIHGMLSTSYLGHRKGLDRWLKQRKIAGVYQGQNIVAVSKAVGDDLQQNLPIHPNRLAVINNPFDIAAIEQQAAEPCELAGQEYLVHVGRFHPHKRHDRLLKAYAQSGIQAPLALIGAGSEAQVGEVKQLASQLGIADRVLFLGFQANPYPFIRHASLLVLSSDSEGFGNVLVEALLCGTPVVSTRCPGGPAEILENTGMGNALAELNETSLAEKMAEIYANPPEINHQQLLNYGLEPICQRYLALKK, encoded by the coding sequence ATGCGCATTCTGATGATTATCGACGGCCTGCCCGGCGGCGGCGCAGAAAAAGTGGTGCTGACGCTGTGCCAGGGCATGCAGGAAATGGGCAATGACGTCAGCCTGATTTCGCTTCGCGACGTCTGTCACTACCCTATCCCTCCTGGCGTTCATTATCAGGTGGTTGCGGACAGCAGCCGTTCACCCTGGCGCAAACTGACCGAGCTGTCACGCCGCGCCGCCGCGCTGGATCGGGTTATTGCCGACAACGAACGCCGGCAGGGCGCCTATGATTTGGTGTTCTCTAACCTGCATAAAACCGATCGCATCGTCAGCCGCAGCAAGCTGCTCTCTTCGGATCGCCTGTGGTTTTGCATCCACGGTATGCTATCGACCTCTTATCTCGGTCATCGCAAGGGCCTGGATCGTTGGCTGAAACAGCGGAAAATCGCCGGCGTTTACCAGGGCCAAAATATCGTGGCCGTATCGAAAGCCGTCGGTGACGATCTGCAACAAAACCTGCCTATCCACCCGAACCGATTGGCGGTAATCAACAATCCGTTTGATATTGCCGCCATCGAACAACAGGCAGCGGAACCCTGTGAACTGGCGGGCCAGGAGTATCTGGTGCACGTCGGACGCTTTCATCCGCACAAGCGGCACGATCGCCTGCTGAAAGCCTATGCACAATCGGGCATACAGGCGCCGCTGGCGCTGATTGGCGCCGGCAGCGAAGCCCAGGTAGGGGAAGTGAAACAGCTGGCAAGCCAGTTGGGCATCGCCGATCGCGTACTGTTCCTCGGTTTCCAGGCCAACCCTTATCCGTTTATTCGGCACGCGTCGCTGTTGGTGCTCAGTTCCGACAGCGAAGGCTTTGGCAATGTGCTGGTGGAAGCGTTGCTATGCGGCACGCCGGTGGTCAGTACACGCTGCCCGGGTGGGCCTGCTGAAATTCTGGAAAATACCGGAATGGGTAACGCACTGGCAGAACTCAATGAAACGTCGCTGGCAGAAAAAATGGCGGAAATTTACGCCAACCCGCCTGAAATTAATCACCAGCAGTTGCTTAACTACGGGCTTGAGCCTATTTGCCAACGTTATTTGGCACTTAAGAAATAA
- the rpmB gene encoding 50S ribosomal protein L28, which produces MSRVCQVTGKRPVSGNNRSHAMNATKRRFLPNLHSHRFWVEAEKRFVTLRVSAKGMRVIDKKGIETVLADLRARGEKY; this is translated from the coding sequence ATGTCCCGAGTCTGCCAAGTTACTGGCAAGCGCCCGGTGAGCGGTAACAACCGTTCCCACGCAATGAACGCGACCAAGCGCCGTTTTCTGCCGAACCTGCACTCACACCGTTTTTGGGTTGAGGCTGAGAAGCGCTTTGTAACGCTGCGTGTATCTGCTAAAGGTATGCGTGTTATCGATAAGAAGGGTATTGAGACGGTCTTGGCCGATCTGCGTGCCCGTGGTGAGAAGTATTAA
- the mutM gene encoding bifunctional DNA-formamidopyrimidine glycosylase/DNA-(apurinic or apyrimidinic site) lyase, which yields MPELPEVETSRRGIEPYLVGHSIQYAVVRNARLRWPVSEQILALSDRPVRSVQRRAKYLLIELDRGWIIVHLGMSGSLRMLAEETEAGKHDHVDLVISNGMTLRYTDPRRFGAWLWCDDLATSNVLAHLGPEPLSEAFTGAYLYEKSRNKRTLIKPWLMDNKLVVGVGNIYASESLFTAGILPDRPAGSLSKAEAELLVETIKAVLLRSIEQGGTTLRDFLQSDGKPGYFAQELQVYGRAGEPCRVCGTPIESAKHGQRSTFFCRRCQR from the coding sequence ATGCCTGAATTACCAGAAGTAGAGACCAGCCGACGTGGTATTGAACCTTATCTTGTGGGCCATAGCATTCAATATGCCGTGGTGCGCAACGCACGGCTGCGCTGGCCTGTTTCCGAGCAAATTCTGGCGCTGAGCGACCGGCCGGTACGCAGCGTGCAACGCCGCGCCAAGTATCTGCTGATTGAACTGGACCGGGGCTGGATTATCGTCCATTTGGGGATGTCCGGCAGCTTGCGCATGCTGGCCGAGGAAACCGAAGCCGGCAAGCACGACCACGTTGATCTGGTGATCAGTAACGGTATGACGCTGCGTTATACCGATCCTCGCCGTTTTGGCGCCTGGCTGTGGTGTGACGACCTGGCGACCAGCAACGTGCTGGCGCATCTTGGGCCGGAGCCGCTGAGTGAAGCCTTTACGGGTGCCTACCTGTACGAAAAATCACGCAACAAGCGTACGTTGATCAAACCCTGGCTGATGGATAACAAGCTGGTCGTGGGGGTTGGCAACATCTACGCCAGCGAATCCCTGTTCACCGCCGGGATCCTGCCCGATCGCCCGGCCGGCTCGCTGAGTAAAGCGGAGGCTGAGCTGCTGGTGGAAACCATTAAGGCGGTATTGCTACGCTCGATTGAGCAAGGTGGCACCACGCTGCGCGATTTCCTGCAGTCGGACGGCAAACCGGGCTATTTCGCGCAGGAGTTGCAGGTGTATGGCCGGGCGGGTGAACCTTGCCGCGTGTGCGGCACGCCGATTGAATCCGCTAAACACGGGCAGCGGAGCACCTTCTTCTGCCGGCGCTGCCAACGCTGA
- the waaA gene encoding lipid IV(A) 3-deoxy-D-manno-octulosonic acid transferase, with protein MLLRLYQVLLYLIQPLIWLRLLLRSRKAPAYRKRWAERYGFCAGKVVPGGIMLHSVSVGETLAAIPLVRALRHRYPYLPITVTTMTPTGSERVQSAFGKDVHHVYLPYDLPGSMRRFLDQVNPKLVIIMETELWPNLINALHQRQIPLVIANARLSARSAAGYKKIGGFVRDMLRRITLIAAQNQEDGERFIELGLKRSQLTVTGSLKFDISVTPELAARAITLRRQWAPRRPVWIATSTHEGEETILLAAHRKLLEKHPDLLLILVPRHPERFPTAKELVQKAGFSYTLRSSGEIPSGSTQVVIGDTMGELMLLYGIADLAFVGGSLVERGGHNPLEAAAHAIPVLMGPHTFNFKDICAKLSQAEGLITVTDEDSLVKEVATLLTDEDYRRYYGRHAVEVLYQNQGALQRLLQLLEPHLPPRSH; from the coding sequence ATGTTGCTGCGTTTATATCAGGTACTACTCTACCTCATCCAACCCCTGATCTGGCTCCGCTTACTGCTGCGCAGCCGCAAAGCTCCAGCCTACCGTAAACGCTGGGCAGAACGCTATGGCTTCTGCGCCGGAAAAGTCGTGCCGGGCGGCATCATGCTGCACTCCGTCTCCGTGGGGGAAACGCTGGCCGCCATCCCGTTGGTCCGCGCGCTGCGCCACCGCTATCCCTATTTACCGATTACTGTGACCACGATGACGCCAACAGGTTCAGAGCGCGTTCAGTCCGCTTTCGGTAAAGACGTTCATCATGTTTATCTGCCTTACGACCTGCCCGGCTCCATGCGCCGCTTCCTCGATCAGGTGAACCCCAAGCTGGTTATCATCATGGAAACCGAGCTGTGGCCAAATCTGATTAACGCGCTGCATCAGCGTCAGATCCCGCTGGTGATCGCCAACGCACGCCTTTCTGCCCGCTCTGCGGCCGGTTATAAAAAAATCGGCGGTTTTGTCCGCGACATGCTGCGCCGCATTACGCTGATCGCCGCGCAAAACCAGGAAGATGGCGAACGCTTTATCGAGCTTGGCCTGAAGCGCTCGCAATTGACCGTCACCGGCAGCCTGAAATTCGACATTTCCGTCACGCCCGAGCTGGCTGCGCGCGCGATCACGTTACGCCGCCAATGGGCACCGCGGCGCCCGGTGTGGATCGCGACCAGCACCCATGAAGGTGAAGAAACCATTCTGCTGGCGGCGCACCGCAAGTTGCTGGAAAAGCACCCCGACCTGCTGCTGATTCTGGTGCCGCGTCACCCTGAGCGTTTCCCTACCGCCAAAGAGCTGGTGCAGAAAGCCGGTTTCAGCTACACCCTGCGCAGCAGCGGTGAAATCCCCTCCGGCAGCACCCAGGTGGTGATTGGCGATACCATGGGCGAACTGATGCTGCTGTACGGCATTGCCGATCTGGCCTTTGTCGGCGGCAGCCTGGTAGAACGCGGCGGGCATAATCCGCTGGAAGCCGCCGCACACGCAATTCCGGTGCTGATGGGGCCGCATACCTTCAACTTCAAGGATATCTGCGCCAAGCTGTCGCAGGCCGAAGGGCTGATCACCGTGACCGACGAAGACTCTCTGGTCAAGGAAGTCGCCACCCTGCTCACCGACGAAGACTATCGCCGCTATTACGGCCGCCATGCGGTGGAAGTGCTGTATCAGAATCAGGGAGCGCTGCAGCGCCTGCTGCAACTGTTGGAACCGCACCTGCCGCCACGGAGCCATTAA
- the coaBC gene encoding bifunctional phosphopantothenoylcysteine decarboxylase/phosphopantothenate--cysteine ligase CoaBC: MMTGLSGKHIVLGISGGIAAYKCPELVRRLRDRGAEVRVVMTGAAKAFITPLTLQAVSGYPVSDDLLDPAAEAAMGHIELGKWADLVILAPATADLLARVAAGMANDLLTTLCLATAAPIAAAPAMNQQMYRAPATQANLQTLQARGMLLWGPDSGSQACGDVGPGRMLDPLNIVDLANGYFSTSQDLQHLKIMITAGPTREALDPVRFISNHSSGKMGFSIARAAAARGAQVTLVTGPVNQPTPPRVTRVDVISALEMEQAVQQRAAQQDIFISCAAVADYRAGQIAGEKIKKQGDEIILKMVKNPDIVAGVAAMTKNRPFVVGFAAETQNVEEYARQKLARKKLDLICANDVSLAEHGFNSDTNALHLFWQDGEKRLALSDKALLGQRLIDEIVSRYDEKNRR; encoded by the coding sequence ATGATGACGGGACTTTCCGGCAAACATATTGTGCTTGGCATCAGTGGCGGCATCGCCGCCTACAAATGCCCGGAGCTGGTGCGCCGCCTGCGTGACAGAGGCGCGGAAGTGCGTGTGGTAATGACCGGCGCGGCGAAAGCGTTTATCACGCCGCTGACGCTGCAGGCCGTTTCAGGCTATCCGGTCTCCGACGATCTGCTGGATCCCGCAGCCGAAGCCGCGATGGGCCACATAGAGCTCGGCAAATGGGCGGATTTAGTGATTCTGGCTCCGGCTACCGCCGATCTGCTGGCACGCGTCGCCGCCGGCATGGCCAACGATCTGCTGACGACCCTTTGCCTGGCGACCGCCGCCCCCATAGCCGCGGCGCCCGCCATGAACCAGCAGATGTATCGCGCCCCCGCCACCCAGGCCAATCTGCAAACGCTGCAGGCACGCGGCATGTTGCTGTGGGGCCCGGACAGCGGCAGCCAGGCTTGTGGCGATGTTGGCCCCGGCCGCATGCTCGATCCGTTGAACATCGTCGACCTGGCGAACGGTTATTTCTCCACTTCGCAAGATCTGCAACATTTAAAGATTATGATCACCGCCGGTCCAACGCGTGAGGCGCTGGACCCGGTGCGTTTCATCAGCAACCACAGTTCCGGCAAAATGGGCTTCTCTATCGCCCGGGCCGCCGCCGCACGAGGCGCACAAGTCACGTTAGTGACCGGGCCGGTCAACCAGCCGACGCCGCCGCGGGTAACCCGGGTAGACGTCATCAGCGCGCTGGAAATGGAGCAGGCGGTGCAGCAGCGCGCCGCTCAGCAGGATATTTTCATTTCCTGTGCCGCCGTAGCCGATTACCGTGCCGGGCAGATCGCCGGTGAAAAAATAAAAAAACAGGGTGATGAAATCATCCTCAAAATGGTAAAAAACCCCGACATCGTTGCCGGCGTCGCCGCAATGACTAAAAATCGACCCTTTGTCGTGGGGTTTGCCGCCGAAACCCAGAATGTGGAAGAATACGCGCGACAAAAACTGGCGCGTAAGAAACTGGATTTAATTTGCGCTAATGATGTATCGCTTGCAGAGCATGGGTTTAACAGTGACACCAATGCCTTGCACCTTTTTTGGCAGGATGGAGAAAAGCGCCTGGCGCTGAGCGATAAGGCACTCCTTGGCCAACGTTTAATAGACGAGATAGTCAGCCGTTATGATGAAAAAAATCGACGTTAA
- the radC gene encoding RadC family protein — translation MSSQVITLWPGALAPREKLLRDGAAALSDVELLAIFLRTGFPGLHVMQLAEQLLKQFGSLYHLMSADHQVFCSHKGLGNSSYAQLQAISELAFRFFSGHLAQENAMLNPKITQHYLQSLLAHREREVFLVLFLDNQHRVIRHQEMFAGTISSVVVHPREIVREALKANAAAIILAHNHPSGKAEPSHADRLITEHVVNACLLLEIRVLDHLVIGRGECVSFAERGWL, via the coding sequence ATGAGCAGTCAGGTAATAACCTTGTGGCCGGGAGCGCTGGCGCCGCGGGAAAAGTTGCTGCGTGACGGTGCGGCGGCGCTGTCCGATGTGGAGTTGCTGGCCATTTTTCTGCGCACCGGGTTCCCCGGTCTGCATGTCATGCAACTGGCGGAGCAACTGTTGAAGCAGTTTGGCTCGCTGTACCACCTGATGTCGGCGGATCATCAGGTTTTCTGCAGCCACAAAGGGTTGGGCAATTCGAGCTATGCGCAGCTGCAGGCGATTTCAGAATTGGCGTTTCGCTTCTTTTCCGGCCACTTGGCACAGGAAAACGCCATGCTCAACCCAAAAATAACTCAGCATTATTTGCAAAGCCTGCTGGCTCATCGTGAACGGGAGGTATTTTTGGTATTATTTTTGGACAATCAGCACCGTGTCATTCGCCATCAGGAGATGTTTGCTGGTACCATCAGCAGCGTCGTCGTGCACCCGAGAGAAATTGTGCGTGAAGCGTTGAAGGCTAATGCGGCCGCCATTATTCTGGCGCATAATCACCCTTCGGGTAAGGCTGAGCCCAGTCACGCTGACCGTTTGATAACAGAGCATGTGGTTAATGCCTGCCTGTTATTGGAGATCCGAGTGCTCGATCATTTGGTGATAGGTCGGGGTGAGTGCGTCTCTTTTGCCGAGCGCGGATGGCTTTAA